The following is a genomic window from Polyangia bacterium.
GCCGCGGCGTCGGCGCCCGCCGACCCGGAGATCTGGCGTTGGCTGGCCACTGTGCGGCGCCGCCTGGGCGACATCTTGGGCGCGGTGCAGGCGTGGCGGCGCGTGCTGGAGCTGTCGCCCGACGAATGGCCGGCGCGCAACGATCTCGGCAACGCGCTGATGGAAGCCAGCGCCTTGGACGAAGCAGACGCCGCCTTCCGCGAGGCGTTCGCACGCGGCGGCGATTCGCCGCTATTGGCCACCAGCCGCGCCACGCTGGACGCGCGCCGGGGCCGCCGCGCCGATGCCATCGCCACGTTGCAAGCGTCGCTGACTTCCCATCCCGACTTTGCGCCGGCCCACGCAGCGCTGGGATTCGTATTTCGCGATCAGGGACAATTCCCGGAGGCCGTCTCTGCCTTTCGTCGCGCGGTCGCGCTGGCGCCGGACAACGCCAGCGCCGTTTGCGGGCTGGGGCGGGCGTTGCTTGAAGGCGGCACGGCCGATCAGGCGCTGGAGATCGCGCAGACGTTCTTGCGGCGCCGACCGGGCTACGCCGGCGCGCTGGCGCTGGAGGCGCTGGCCAGATTGGCCTTGGGTGACGCCGGCGGCGCCGACCGCTTGCTGGATCACGATCGCTTGGTTTGGGCGCGCCCACTGTCGGTGCCGGACGGGTTCGCCGACCTTGACCAGTTCAACGCCGCGCTGTCCGCGCACGCCGCCGCGCACCCCACGCTTCTTTCCTCACCGCCCAGCCACGCCACCGCGGGCGGGTTGCACTCCGGGTCGCTGCTGGCTCCGCCGCGCGGTCCGGTCGCCGCATTCGAGCGGGCCCTGTGGACGGCCATAGCGGCCTATCGCTCGGCGCTCCCCGATTTGCCCGGGCACCCCTTCATCGTCAACCAACCAAAAGCGACGTCCATCAATATGTGGTGCGTGCTGCTCCAGCGCGGCGGCCATCAGATCCCACACATCCACGCCGAGGCCTGGTTGTCCGGCGTCTACTATCCACAAATTCCCGAGGCCGTCCGCGGCGGGGACGGTCCTGCGGGGTGGCTGGAGTTCGGCGACGCCGACCGTCCCTTCCCGCGCCACCAAGAGCCGCGCGTGGTCCGGGTGCGTCCGGTCGAGGGGCTGCTGGTGCTTTTTCCGTCTTATTTCTACCACCGCACCATCCCCTTCGACGCTGACGGCACGCGCATCAGCGTCGCGTTCGACGTGGTGCCGAAGCCATCGTGAGGTGAGTTGGGATCGCCTGTTCGGCGCACCCGGCCGCGGCGCGGCACCAAGAAAACCTGGAGACGGATCCCGGATTCCTGCTACCGTCGAAGACCTCGCCGGTACCTCATCGTCCGTGTTTTCTCAAACGGGAAGGTCATCGATGAAAAATCGGGCACGCTTTGTCTCGTGGTCCTGGGCCGTGCTGTTCGTGGTCGGACTTGGTGCCGCCGCGCCGGCTTCGGCCGCGGTGATCTGGAAGGCCGACTTCGAGACCGGCGACATCAGTCAATTTAACGGCAACGTCAACGCCACCAACAACGGCCGCAAGAACATCGAGATCGTCACCAGTCCTGCGCTGGGGACGATGTCCGGCAAGATGACCATCCACGCCGACGATCTGTTCAATGGATCGCAGATGCGCGTACAGCTGAACCGCAACAGCCCGCGCACCGGCGAAGGCCAAGACCTTTTCATGTCGTTCTCCTTCCTGATGCAGGCGGAGCCGGGGATCCGCGACAACATCGCCTATTTCGAGTCGAACCAGAGTTATCAAAACATGATGACCTGGTGGCTAGAGCCCAAAGCCGGCGGCGGGACATCTGTCGGGTACGGCACCGGCGCGCTGGGACGTACCAAACAGTGGACGGCGGACTTCACGCTGAATCAATGGCATCAGATGGCCATGCACATTCACTGGTCGGCCACCGCCGCCAATGGGCAGGTGCAGCTCTGGTACGACGGAGCGATGGTCCTGGACATCAAGGCGCAAACCAAGGCGGACGCCAACTCGATGTCTTATCAGACCGGCATTCATCGTCCCTCGCGCTCGACGTTCGTGGACACCATCTTTCTTGATAACTACGTCGAGGGCGATTCACTGGCCGACATCATGATCGCGGCGCCTGGCAACAGCGACGGCGGAACCAATGACGCCAGCCCTGGCGCCGACGCAACCGTCGACAGCGGTCCGATCATCAGCGGCAGCGGCGGTTCGATGGAAGGCACCGGCGGCGCCGGCCCCTCCTCCGGCAGCGGCGGCAGCGCCCCCACCGGCAGCGGCGGCGCTTCCGGAATGGGCACCGGCGGCGCCGGTATCACCGGCGTAACGTCCACCAGCGGCGGTTGCGCGTTGGTGACCGGCAACGGCGGGGCGACGGCCGCGCTGTTCAGTTTGGCGATTCTCTTCGCCTGGTCGTCGCGCCGCCGGCGCTAGCGCGAACGCGAACCGGGCCGGAAGGCGAAGCCAATACCGGCGCCCGGGTACCAGTGATCTTTCGGTTCTTCACGAAAGAACAGGTACTGGCGACCGGTGGCTTCAGCAAAGTCCAGCAAGGAATCGGTGGCATGCGCATTGTCGGAAAGAATGACGCCACCGGGGCTCATCTTGCTGTCGACGATGCGGTACTCGCGCGCCTCGTAATCTGCTGAATGATCGCTGTCGTTGACAAAGACGTCGATGGGCTGATTGAAGGCTGCCAAAGTGGTGGCTGAATCGCCATAGATGATCTCGCCCACTTCGGCATAGACACCGCTCAGCAGCTTGCCTGCCGCAGGATTGATCTCGGTGCCGTAATAGCGGCCAGGGAAACCCTCGGCGCGGTTGCGCAACAAAGCGGCGGCCAGCGTGATCGCGCCGTGCCCGCGCTCGACACCGGTCTCGATGACCACCTTCGGTTTGATGGCCCGCACCACCGCGTACCAACCGGCCCGCCGCCCGACTTGCAGCCGCGATTCCAGCTGCGCCAGGCGACCGTAGCGCGGAATTTCGCGCGCATAGTGGGCGCGGAGGGCGTCGTCCGTTTGCAGCTCGCGCAGGTAGCCAGAAACCTGCACCGCCGGGCAGCCGACCACCACGGACACCAGATGGGCCAGGTGCCGGCGGTTTCGCTCGGTCAGATCGTAGGTGAAATTGGCGTCCTCCAGCGAGCAGTGCAGCCACATGATCATGGCTGCCATCCGCCGTTCGTAGTAGCCGAGCGCAAGATCCAGCCGAGCCCGCAGGTGCAGCGCCGAATAAGGAAGGCTCTGGGTCCGCAGCAGATCGGTGCCGCTGATCGCCTGGTAGATGTGACCCAGCCTTTCGCGAAGCAGCGCAAGCCCGGTCTCGTGGGCCTGCGGTGGTGCCAGAGGCAAAGCGGGATCTACGCGGGGTGCATCGCTCATGATCAGTCCACCTACGCCGAACACGACGGTCGGCGCATGACTGTAACACGTTGCTCGCCCAGCCCAGCCCAGCGAACGAGACGCTCGCGGCGGGCGAGCC
Proteins encoded in this region:
- a CDS encoding tetratricopeptide repeat protein, giving the protein MKRHNKAETLVNKAIEALRLGNRAQAQALIRRAREAAPRDPHVLRTLADVALILEDIDGAAAYLEEAISHHPPPPPAAWPRILGELRVRQGNLDDAVGWFQVAAASAPADPEIWRWLATVRRRLGDILGAVQAWRRVLELSPDEWPARNDLGNALMEASALDEADAAFREAFARGGDSPLLATSRATLDARRGRRADAIATLQASLTSHPDFAPAHAALGFVFRDQGQFPEAVSAFRRAVALAPDNASAVCGLGRALLEGGTADQALEIAQTFLRRRPGYAGALALEALARLALGDAGGADRLLDHDRLVWARPLSVPDGFADLDQFNAALSAHAAAHPTLLSSPPSHATAGGLHSGSLLAPPRGPVAAFERALWTAIAAYRSALPDLPGHPFIVNQPKATSINMWCVLLQRGGHQIPHIHAEAWLSGVYYPQIPEAVRGGDGPAGWLEFGDADRPFPRHQEPRVVRVRPVEGLLVLFPSYFYHRTIPFDADGTRISVAFDVVPKPS
- a CDS encoding heparin lyase I family protein, producing MKNRARFVSWSWAVLFVVGLGAAAPASAAVIWKADFETGDISQFNGNVNATNNGRKNIEIVTSPALGTMSGKMTIHADDLFNGSQMRVQLNRNSPRTGEGQDLFMSFSFLMQAEPGIRDNIAYFESNQSYQNMMTWWLEPKAGGGTSVGYGTGALGRTKQWTADFTLNQWHQMAMHIHWSATAANGQVQLWYDGAMVLDIKAQTKADANSMSYQTGIHRPSRSTFVDTIFLDNYVEGDSLADIMIAAPGNSDGGTNDASPGADATVDSGPIISGSGGSMEGTGGAGPSSGSGGSAPTGSGGASGMGTGGAGITGVTSTSGGCALVTGNGGATAALFSLAILFAWSSRRRR
- a CDS encoding class I SAM-dependent methyltransferase, which produces MSDAPRVDPALPLAPPQAHETGLALLRERLGHIYQAISGTDLLRTQSLPYSALHLRARLDLALGYYERRMAAMIMWLHCSLEDANFTYDLTERNRRHLAHLVSVVVGCPAVQVSGYLRELQTDDALRAHYAREIPRYGRLAQLESRLQVGRRAGWYAVVRAIKPKVVIETGVERGHGAITLAAALLRNRAEGFPGRYYGTEINPAAGKLLSGVYAEVGEIIYGDSATTLAAFNQPIDVFVNDSDHSADYEAREYRIVDSKMSPGGVILSDNAHATDSLLDFAEATGRQYLFFREEPKDHWYPGAGIGFAFRPGSRSR